A window of the Kineococcus rhizosphaerae genome harbors these coding sequences:
- a CDS encoding DUF6924 domain-containing protein, producing the protein MPALPWPPGPSSTEIGFQTLLVRTDFSRPQQWDTLLRALHTPSEEGFVAGFATIDDPQWRDATLEQLTADAPERALIIVADAVTLSSPELAALVIHLAGGSAQQLRVTPAGMWAVENNLFCSNRDWSDFTFAADADGIYRGPT; encoded by the coding sequence GTGCCGGCGTTGCCGTGGCCCCCGGGACCCTCATCCACCGAGATCGGCTTCCAGACGTTGCTCGTCCGCACCGACTTCTCCCGCCCCCAGCAGTGGGACACCCTGCTTCGCGCCCTCCACACCCCCAGCGAGGAGGGGTTCGTGGCGGGCTTCGCGACGATCGACGATCCTCAGTGGCGCGACGCCACACTGGAGCAGCTCACCGCCGACGCGCCGGAGCGGGCGCTGATCATCGTCGCCGACGCGGTCACGTTGTCATCCCCGGAGCTGGCGGCACTGGTGATCCACCTCGCCGGTGGCAGCGCGCAGCAGTTGCGGGTCACCCCCGCCGGCATGTGGGCGGTGGAGAACAACCTGTTCTGCTCCAACAGGGACTGGTCGGACTTCACCTTCGCGGCGGACGCCGATGGCATCTACCGCGGGCCCACCTGA
- a CDS encoding M16 family metallopeptidase has product MSADRLRRPGAAVPAPRVAERTLGNGVHLVVSRLATTPLVHAHLAVPLDVAALGEGPAALADLAAVELLAAALVEHPAAHRLEERGGTVSVTRRRRLLVLTVSAHREDLDVVAATLGALLTRPWAGDPRPAALAACRTFSALVQSQPAAGSLATLWRRVYEEVPVALFPAAPPAAFAGAVPDPAAVRAGRTGPRGAHVVVVGDLHEEATLDAFAGALSGWADERDPAVPAPVPAVPVVRPTGHLDREVAGRSATHLRWAAPAPGPEDPAAPVAALVLGGNFSSRLNVVVREELGLAYRTAAFLHEHGDRSVLLVEADVTSTRVGEAHDRIGGLLARYAEHGPRPEELRAALAYTGGRYATTLASQSGRAACLLSYLTTGLGLDAIATLPQRLSALTVEDLRAVAARWHPDRSWSVAVGHAVHPHQHQHQHQHQHQQEVLA; this is encoded by the coding sequence GTGAGCGCGGACCGGCTGCGGCGCCCCGGGGCGGCCGTCCCGGCGCCGCGGGTGGCCGAGCGCACGCTGGGCAACGGCGTCCACCTCGTCGTCTCGCGGCTGGCGACGACACCGCTGGTGCACGCGCACCTCGCCGTCCCCCTCGACGTCGCCGCGCTCGGGGAGGGGCCGGCCGCGCTGGCCGACCTGGCCGCGGTGGAACTGCTCGCGGCGGCGCTGGTGGAGCACCCGGCGGCGCACCGGCTGGAGGAACGGGGCGGGACGGTGTCGGTGACCCGCCGCCGCCGGCTGCTCGTGCTCACCGTCAGCGCCCACCGGGAGGACCTGGACGTGGTGGCCGCGACGCTCGGCGCGCTCCTGACCCGGCCGTGGGCCGGGGACCCCCGGCCCGCGGCGCTCGCGGCGTGCCGCACCTTCAGCGCGCTGGTGCAGTCGCAACCGGCCGCGGGGAGCCTGGCGACGCTGTGGCGCCGCGTGTACGAGGAGGTGCCGGTGGCGCTGTTCCCCGCCGCGCCCCCGGCGGCGTTCGCCGGTGCCGTCCCCGACCCCGCCGCGGTGCGGGCCGGGCGGACGGGCCCGCGGGGGGCCCACGTGGTCGTCGTCGGCGACCTGCACGAGGAGGCGACCCTCGACGCGTTCGCGGGTGCGCTGTCGGGGTGGGCCGACGAGCGGGACCCCGCCGTCCCCGCACCCGTGCCCGCCGTCCCCGTCGTGCGCCCGACCGGGCACCTGGACCGGGAGGTCGCGGGACGCTCGGCGACCCACCTGCGGTGGGCGGCCCCGGCCCCCGGGCCCGAGGACCCGGCCGCGCCCGTCGCCGCGCTGGTCCTGGGCGGGAACTTCTCCTCCCGGCTCAACGTGGTCGTGCGCGAGGAGCTCGGGCTGGCGTACCGGACGGCGGCGTTCCTGCACGAGCACGGCGACCGCTCGGTCCTGCTCGTCGAGGCCGACGTCACGAGCACCCGCGTCGGCGAGGCGCACGACCGGATCGGCGGGCTCCTGGCCCGCTACGCCGAGCACGGCCCCCGCCCCGAGGAGCTGCGCGCCGCGCTGGCCTACACCGGCGGCCGGTACGCCACGACCCTCGCCTCGCAGTCCGGGCGGGCGGCGTGCCTGCTGTCGTACCTGACGACGGGGCTCGGCCTCGACGCCATCGCCACCCTGCCGCAGCGGCTGTCGGCCCTGACCGTCGAGGACCTGCGGGCGGTCGCGGCGCGCTGGCACCCCGACCGGTCGTGGTCGGTGGCCGTCGGCCACGCCGTCCACCCGCACCAGCACCAGCACCAGCACCAGCACCAGCACCAGCAGGAGGTCCTCGCGTGA
- a CDS encoding LLM class flavin-dependent oxidoreductase, translating into MNDVSVVLPVQHTGLGQTLPYARLAAATRTQRLWCGQSFGVETHALFAALAGAGHGLQFGSAVALAPLRHPLAAALAARSVAVLSERPYVAAFGPGATGFQRGVRGAPYRSPLAATREYVTTVRDLLDGKPVTRLDGEFPADGLRLPQFPAPPVHLGLGVLRGRMAELAGESVEWAVTWLTPPEHLSGTVVPRLAAGAARAGRDRPRVATVLQAVVARPGRDVLAAATASCEQHVQAAHYVDMLARSGIHFDEPGSRARAARLVETGVIAAGTPAQIAGRIGDLHRHGADEVVVNVCGTYMTQGPGAAARDLSEILDAHGEA; encoded by the coding sequence GTGAACGACGTGTCCGTCGTCCTGCCCGTCCAGCACACCGGGCTGGGGCAGACGCTGCCGTACGCCCGGCTGGCCGCCGCGACCCGCACGCAGCGGCTGTGGTGCGGGCAGTCGTTCGGCGTGGAGACCCACGCCCTGTTCGCGGCGCTGGCCGGTGCCGGTCACGGGCTGCAGTTCGGCTCGGCCGTCGCGCTGGCCCCGCTGCGCCACCCGCTGGCGGCCGCCCTGGCCGCGCGCTCCGTCGCGGTCCTGTCCGAGCGCCCGTACGTGGCCGCGTTCGGACCCGGCGCGACCGGGTTCCAGCGGGGCGTGCGCGGGGCGCCGTACCGCAGCCCCCTGGCCGCGACCCGCGAGTACGTCACGACGGTGCGCGACCTGCTCGACGGGAAACCCGTCACGCGGCTCGACGGGGAGTTCCCCGCCGACGGGCTGCGGCTGCCGCAGTTCCCCGCCCCGCCCGTGCACCTCGGCCTCGGGGTGCTGCGGGGCCGGATGGCTGAACTCGCCGGGGAGAGCGTCGAGTGGGCCGTCACCTGGCTGACCCCGCCGGAGCACCTCTCCGGCACCGTGGTGCCCCGCCTGGCCGCGGGCGCCGCGCGCGCCGGACGCGACCGTCCGCGGGTGGCGACGGTCCTGCAGGCCGTCGTCGCCCGCCCCGGACGCGACGTCCTCGCCGCGGCCACCGCCTCGTGCGAGCAGCACGTCCAGGCCGCCCACTACGTGGACATGCTGGCGCGCAGCGGGATCCACTTCGACGAACCGGGGTCGCGCGCCCGCGCGGCCCGGCTCGTCGAGACCGGGGTGATCGCCGCGGGGACCCCCGCGCAGATCGCCGGGCGGATCGGCGACCTGCACCGGCACGGCGCCGACGAGGTCGTCGTGAACGTCTGCGGCACCTACATGACCCAGGGTCCGGGAGCCGCGGCCCGGGACCTGTCCGAGATCCTCGACGCGCACGGGGAGGCCTGA
- a CDS encoding M16 family metallopeptidase: MQGTLERAGAVTATGHRLTTRLGNGLLVVVERTPGTTGCAVAVNYRAGFREEPRGRSGLAHLFEHLMFQGSANVSRGAHFAEVQGHGGEVNGNTFTDVADYHQNAPASLLHRVLELEADRMAGLDLVPENLRVQRDVVLEEINLQVHGKPYGGFPWTVLPSAVHPRWADAHDGFGSPEDLHAVSLQECADFHEGSYAPANAAVGVCVDHDPNEVLTLVREVFDTVPARERAHLRAVPDAPGGSAGRTVEHVDALAPRPAFALGWPLAGPDRDLPAYAAATVLSAVLTRGQHSLLRAALRGSGAAADTSIGLFGPLMATTPETFVLVVHHREGDRDLARGTVDDVLDRVARTFGPADAVRAVRTATFDLARRADSPTQLVRDTTRSALLFDEPGLPQRFAAQVRAVTAADVRAAAQRLLRERPGTVVLHAGGAR, from the coding sequence GTGCAGGGAACCCTCGAACGTGCCGGGGCCGTCACCGCGACGGGCCACCGGCTGACGACGCGGCTGGGCAACGGCCTGCTGGTCGTCGTCGAACGGACACCGGGGACGACCGGCTGCGCCGTGGCGGTGAACTACCGGGCGGGTTTCCGCGAGGAACCCCGGGGGCGTTCGGGACTGGCCCACCTGTTCGAGCACCTCATGTTCCAGGGGTCGGCGAACGTGTCGCGGGGCGCGCACTTCGCCGAGGTCCAGGGGCACGGCGGGGAGGTGAACGGCAACACGTTCACGGACGTCGCCGACTACCACCAGAACGCCCCGGCCTCGCTGCTGCACCGGGTCCTGGAACTGGAGGCGGACCGCATGGCGGGTCTGGACCTCGTCCCGGAGAACCTGCGGGTGCAGCGCGACGTCGTCCTGGAGGAGATCAACCTGCAGGTCCACGGGAAACCCTACGGGGGGTTCCCCTGGACGGTGCTGCCGTCCGCGGTCCACCCGCGGTGGGCCGACGCGCACGACGGCTTCGGCAGTCCCGAGGACCTGCACGCGGTGTCCCTGCAGGAGTGCGCGGACTTCCACGAGGGGTCGTACGCCCCCGCCAACGCCGCCGTCGGGGTGTGCGTCGACCACGACCCGAACGAGGTGCTGACACTGGTCCGCGAGGTCTTCGACACCGTGCCCGCCCGGGAACGGGCCCACCTGCGCGCCGTGCCGGACGCACCGGGCGGGTCGGCGGGCCGGACGGTGGAGCACGTCGACGCGCTGGCCCCCCGGCCCGCGTTCGCCCTCGGCTGGCCGCTGGCCGGTCCCGACCGGGACCTGCCGGCCTACGCCGCCGCCACCGTCCTGAGCGCCGTCCTCACCCGGGGGCAGCACTCGCTGCTGCGCGCGGCCCTGCGCGGGTCCGGGGCGGCCGCGGACACCTCGATCGGGTTGTTCGGGCCGCTGATGGCGACCACCCCCGAGACGTTCGTCCTGGTCGTGCACCACCGCGAGGGCGACCGCGACCTGGCCCGCGGGACCGTCGACGACGTCCTGGACCGCGTCGCGCGGACCTTCGGGCCGGCCGACGCCGTCCGGGCGGTCCGGACCGCCACGTTCGACCTGGCCCGCCGCGCGGACTCCCCCACCCAGCTCGTGCGGGACACGACGCGCTCGGCCCTGCTGTTCGACGAACCCGGCCTGCCGCAGCGGTTCGCCGCCCAGGTGCGGGCGGTCACCGCGGCCGACGTCCGGGCCGCGGCGCAGCGGCTGCTGCGCGAACGCCCCGGGACGGTCGTGCTGCACGCCGGGGGTGCGCGGTGA
- a CDS encoding sensor histidine kinase produces the protein MSAPGGPVDLLEAARPGVADGLRRRWSELPDSIQADEVAGEGFLAHADAIFDLVLNQLRYGDVLGNPVTATVARARAQQQVHPRDSLLAARILHEVILRTAQDALGSCPEAVPVLCEMSVVCTAVFSSVLMVAADEHLTALLDEVNETNVAERRRIARELHDQTGHGLAVAQRQLELAEKLLVRDDAPPPVREAVDAARSTVVETMRGVRGILEGLRADDEAVDLRAALEHYITGTPGAAGVSLTFSGDVAHVPTAMRREIFLMVRECLRNAQRHAHATTVALVVEIGPSLLMARTVDDGVGFAASRGEGAGMTSLRERAALLGARVEWLPNPGGGTTVLITVPLPG, from the coding sequence GTGAGCGCACCAGGAGGACCGGTCGACCTGCTGGAGGCGGCGCGCCCCGGGGTCGCCGACGGGCTGCGCCGGCGCTGGTCCGAGCTGCCCGACTCGATCCAGGCCGACGAGGTCGCCGGCGAGGGGTTCCTCGCGCACGCCGACGCGATCTTCGACCTGGTGCTCAACCAGCTGCGCTACGGCGACGTCCTGGGCAACCCCGTGACGGCGACCGTCGCGCGGGCCCGCGCCCAGCAGCAGGTGCACCCCCGGGACTCCCTGCTGGCCGCCCGGATCCTGCACGAGGTCATCCTGCGGACGGCCCAGGACGCGCTGGGCTCGTGCCCGGAGGCCGTCCCCGTGCTGTGCGAGATGTCCGTCGTGTGCACGGCGGTGTTCTCCAGCGTCCTCATGGTCGCCGCCGACGAGCACCTCACCGCGCTGCTCGACGAGGTGAACGAGACGAACGTCGCCGAGCGCCGCCGCATCGCGCGGGAGCTGCACGACCAGACCGGCCACGGTCTCGCGGTGGCCCAGCGCCAGCTCGAGCTGGCCGAGAAGCTGCTGGTGCGCGACGACGCGCCCCCGCCCGTGCGCGAGGCCGTGGACGCGGCCCGCAGCACGGTCGTGGAGACGATGCGCGGGGTGCGGGGGATCCTGGAGGGTCTGCGCGCGGACGACGAGGCCGTCGACCTGCGCGCCGCGCTGGAGCACTACATCACCGGGACCCCGGGCGCCGCCGGGGTCAGCCTGACGTTCTCCGGCGACGTCGCGCACGTCCCGACGGCCATGCGGCGCGAGATCTTCCTCATGGTGCGCGAGTGCCTGCGCAACGCCCAGCGGCACGCCCACGCCACGACCGTCGCGCTCGTCGTCGAGATCGGCCCGTCCCTGCTGATGGCCCGCACCGTCGACGACGGCGTCGGCTTCGCGGCCTCGCGGGGCGAGGGGGCCGGCATGACCTCGCTGCGCGAACGCGCCGCCCTCCTCGGCGCGCGCGTCGAGTGGCTGCCGAACCCCGGCGGGGGCACCACCGTCCTCATCACCGTCCCCCTGCCCGGCTAG
- a CDS encoding putative bifunctional diguanylate cyclase/phosphodiesterase: protein MSGFHRTLGRQLRRAGIDPAEAAGPWRELLEAVSAVYAEADDERYTLERSLEVSTREMRGLHEVLSRQAMHDTLTGLPNRAALLVDLQARLSAGRSRRGTVAALFIDLDGFKQVNDSLGHAAGDELLVRAAERIRSCLRPDDLVARLGGDEFVVVCDVPDEPGERGAVARIAGRIGAQLATPFRLDTHDAVVSASIGLAESRDGGTDAETLLRRADLAMYDAKVSGKARTSVFDDAMQSDVDARLSVRSALGDAVRGGQLRLHYQPLVSLADGRVLGAEALVRWQRPGHGLLAPDAFVPVAEETALITEVDRWVVGEAVRRAAGWCRAGGSVAVNLSPRSLEGDAVLDALSSALHRWRVPARSVVLEITETGVMSTSGAADRVLAGLLDLGAVLSVDDFGVGHSSLARLRRTRAQVLKVDRSLVADVDRDDASRSVVAAVVAMAHALGMVVVAEGVERAAQADVLRAVRCDQAQGWFFGRPAEPEGLDPVFAHPAVSRAGAWV, encoded by the coding sequence GTGAGCGGGTTCCACCGGACCCTCGGCCGTCAGCTGCGCCGCGCCGGCATCGACCCCGCCGAGGCGGCGGGGCCGTGGCGGGAGCTGCTGGAGGCCGTCAGCGCCGTGTACGCCGAGGCCGACGACGAGCGCTACACGCTGGAGCGGTCGCTGGAGGTGTCGACCCGGGAGATGCGGGGCCTGCACGAGGTGCTGAGCCGGCAGGCGATGCACGACACGCTCACGGGCCTGCCCAACCGTGCCGCCCTGCTCGTCGACCTGCAGGCGCGGTTGAGCGCGGGCCGGTCCCGGCGCGGGACCGTCGCGGCCCTGTTCATCGACCTCGACGGCTTCAAGCAGGTCAACGACAGCCTCGGGCACGCGGCCGGGGACGAGCTCCTGGTCCGGGCCGCCGAGCGCATCCGCTCCTGCCTGCGCCCCGACGACCTCGTCGCCCGCCTGGGCGGGGACGAGTTCGTCGTGGTGTGCGACGTGCCCGACGAACCCGGCGAGCGGGGCGCGGTCGCGCGGATCGCCGGGCGGATCGGCGCCCAGCTCGCCACCCCGTTCCGGCTGGACACCCACGACGCCGTGGTCAGCGCGAGCATCGGCCTGGCCGAGAGCCGCGACGGCGGCACCGACGCCGAGACCCTGCTGCGCCGGGCGGACCTCGCGATGTACGACGCCAAGGTGTCGGGCAAGGCCCGGACCTCCGTCTTCGACGACGCGATGCAGTCCGACGTCGACGCCCGGCTGTCCGTGCGCAGCGCCCTGGGGGACGCCGTCCGCGGCGGGCAGCTGCGCCTGCACTACCAGCCGCTGGTGAGCCTGGCGGACGGCCGCGTGCTGGGCGCCGAGGCCCTCGTCCGCTGGCAGCGCCCGGGGCACGGGCTGCTGGCCCCCGACGCGTTCGTGCCGGTGGCCGAGGAGACCGCGCTCATCACCGAGGTCGACCGCTGGGTGGTCGGGGAGGCGGTGCGGCGCGCCGCCGGCTGGTGCCGCGCGGGAGGGAGCGTGGCCGTCAACCTCTCGCCCCGCTCGCTGGAGGGGGACGCGGTGCTGGACGCCCTCAGCAGCGCCCTGCACCGCTGGCGGGTCCCCGCCCGCTCGGTCGTCCTGGAGATCACGGAGACGGGCGTCATGAGCACCTCGGGTGCCGCCGACCGTGTCCTGGCGGGGCTGCTCGACCTCGGCGCCGTCCTGTCCGTGGACGACTTCGGCGTCGGGCACTCGTCCCTGGCGAGGCTGCGCCGGACCCGGGCGCAGGTGCTGAAGGTCGACCGGTCGCTGGTGGCCGACGTCGACCGCGACGACGCCTCGCGCTCGGTGGTGGCGGCCGTGGTCGCCATGGCGCACGCCCTGGGCATGGTGGTGGTCGCCGAGGGCGTGGAGCGCGCCGCGCAGGCCGACGTGCTGCGCGCGGTGCGCTGCGACCAGGCCCAGGGCTGGTTCTTCGGGCGCCCGGCCGAGCCCGAGGGGCTCGACCCCGTGTTCGCGCACCCCGCCGTCTCCCGCGCGGGCGCGTGGGTCTGA
- a CDS encoding SigE family RNA polymerase sigma factor encodes MRDAEREERFTGWARDATPRLLRIGRLLTGDDHAGEDLVQEVLARIYVRWNRVDQPDAYARRALANAVTSRWRRSDRRHEVPRDLAEDDVGADPSHPLTDVVDRLDLLAALRALPAGQRAVVVLRHLDGCTEEETADLLDVSIGTVKSQNARALSRLRRRPELVQGRDRRG; translated from the coding sequence GTGAGGGACGCAGAACGCGAGGAGCGCTTCACCGGGTGGGCGCGCGACGCCACCCCGCGACTGCTGCGCATCGGGCGCCTGCTGACCGGCGACGACCACGCCGGTGAGGACCTCGTCCAGGAGGTGCTGGCGAGGATCTACGTGAGGTGGAACCGCGTCGACCAGCCCGACGCCTACGCCCGTCGGGCCCTCGCCAACGCCGTCACCTCCCGGTGGCGGCGCAGCGACCGTCGGCACGAGGTGCCCCGCGACCTCGCCGAGGACGATGTCGGAGCCGACCCGTCCCACCCGTTGACCGACGTCGTGGACCGCCTCGACCTGCTGGCCGCGTTGCGCGCGTTGCCCGCCGGACAACGAGCGGTCGTGGTGCTGCGGCACCTGGACGGCTGCACCGAGGAGGAGACCGCCGACCTGCTCGACGTGAGCATCGGCACCGTCAAGAGCCAGAACGCCAGAGCGCTGAGCCGGTTGCGCCGGCGCCCGGAGCTCGTGCAGGGGAGGGATCGACGTGGCTGA
- a CDS encoding AfsR/SARP family transcriptional regulator — MTIEYRVLGGLELRVDGVDVAPSAPKVRQVLALLLARAGRVVPADTIVREVWDDRPPASAATTTQTYVYQLRRILARVSDRAAEDLSTHQNGYCLSVDPLALDERTFRDAVARGRAAFGAGRYREASTALRQAELLCPGAPYEGLDHGPLLQAHALELAEVRAHAVEVRIESDMLLGRHRELIGELRLLVAEHPFDEWLHGRLVQALGKSGRRSEALQAYQAMRTLLDTELGLRPSAESRRLHAELLNA; from the coding sequence GTGACCATCGAATACCGCGTGCTCGGCGGACTGGAACTGCGCGTCGACGGGGTGGACGTCGCCCCGAGCGCCCCCAAGGTGCGCCAGGTGCTGGCCCTGCTGCTCGCCCGGGCCGGGCGCGTCGTGCCCGCCGACACCATCGTGCGCGAGGTGTGGGACGACCGTCCGCCCGCGAGCGCGGCCACCACGACCCAGACGTACGTCTACCAGCTGCGCCGGATCCTGGCCCGGGTCAGCGACCGGGCGGCGGAGGACCTGAGCACCCACCAGAACGGGTACTGCCTGTCCGTCGACCCCCTGGCCCTCGACGAGCGCACGTTCCGGGACGCCGTGGCCCGGGGGCGGGCCGCGTTCGGCGCGGGCCGCTACCGGGAGGCCAGCACCGCGCTGCGGCAGGCCGAGCTGCTGTGCCCGGGAGCGCCGTACGAGGGCCTGGACCACGGGCCGCTGCTGCAGGCGCACGCCCTGGAGCTGGCCGAGGTGCGCGCGCACGCCGTGGAGGTGCGCATCGAGTCGGACATGCTCCTGGGCCGGCACCGCGAGCTGATCGGGGAACTGCGGCTGCTGGTGGCCGAGCACCCGTTCGACGAGTGGCTGCACGGGCGGCTGGTGCAGGCGCTGGGCAAGTCGGGGCGGCGCAGCGAGGCCCTGCAGGCGTACCAGGCCATGCGGACCCTGCTGGACACCGAACTGGGGTTGCGCCCGTCGGCGGAGTCGCGGCGCCTGCACGCGGAACTGCTCAACGCCTGA
- a CDS encoding flavoprotein: protein MSTTETRTGTSTGTTTETTAAGQSPPRLGAHRLLYVASGGLQAMFVPMWLQWLRTSYPDLAVRYVVTRSATRFTTRTSLAVAAGDAEGMVDEWPEQPESALHVDLALWPDAVLVHPATFDFVARLSAGFGDSPAMLALQCTTAPIVICPALPPNGFRNPAYRRNVSELAERENVTVLPPVRGRSMSTGHEGVGTVAHLPTAIASLEELREWVAGDA from the coding sequence GTGAGCACCACCGAGACCCGGACCGGGACCTCCACCGGGACCACCACGGAGACCACGGCCGCCGGCCAGTCGCCCCCGCGGCTGGGCGCCCACCGGCTGCTCTACGTGGCCTCCGGCGGCCTGCAGGCGATGTTCGTGCCGATGTGGCTGCAGTGGCTGCGGACGAGCTACCCCGACCTGGCGGTCCGGTACGTCGTGACCCGGTCGGCGACGAGGTTCACCACGCGGACCAGCCTGGCCGTCGCCGCCGGCGACGCCGAGGGGATGGTCGACGAGTGGCCCGAGCAGCCCGAGTCGGCCCTGCACGTCGACCTGGCCCTGTGGCCCGACGCCGTCCTCGTGCACCCCGCCACGTTCGACTTCGTCGCGCGGCTGTCGGCGGGGTTCGGCGACAGCCCGGCGATGCTGGCCCTGCAGTGCACCACCGCCCCCATCGTCATCTGCCCCGCGCTGCCGCCCAACGGCTTCCGCAACCCCGCCTACCGGCGGAACGTCAGCGAGCTGGCCGAGCGGGAGAACGTGACCGTCCTGCCCCCGGTCCGGGGACGGAGCATGTCCACCGGTCACGAGGGGGTGGGGACGGTCGCCCACCTGCCGACGGCGATCGCCTCCCTGGAGGAACTGCGGGAGTGGGTGGCCGGCGATGCGTGA
- a CDS encoding alpha/beta fold hydrolase, producing MVAIFLHGAGRGGPDAWPTQRDLPDFADAVWLDWREQEAAAGPPAADFVDHQVEAVLARAGGDLDVVAHSGGAVAALLAAQRCRGGVRSLVLLEPACFALARGSAAVEEHIGAMAPVLDRIGDPDLDDVAYGQDFFAALGAPQPPAKTVEQVLALRRLRTVPAPWAVDLDPAVVEEIPTLVITGG from the coding sequence GTGGTCGCGATCTTCTTGCACGGTGCCGGTCGAGGAGGCCCCGACGCCTGGCCCACCCAACGCGACCTGCCCGACTTCGCCGACGCCGTCTGGTTGGACTGGCGCGAGCAGGAGGCCGCGGCTGGCCCACCTGCGGCCGACTTCGTCGACCACCAGGTCGAGGCCGTCCTGGCCCGCGCAGGTGGGGACCTCGACGTGGTGGCCCACTCCGGCGGAGCGGTAGCGGCCCTGCTGGCCGCTCAGCGCTGCAGGGGAGGGGTCCGCAGTCTGGTGCTCTTGGAGCCGGCGTGCTTCGCACTGGCCCGCGGCAGCGCGGCGGTGGAGGAGCACATCGGCGCCATGGCGCCGGTCCTGGACCGCATCGGCGACCCCGACCTGGACGACGTGGCGTACGGACAGGACTTCTTCGCCGCGTTGGGCGCCCCGCAACCACCGGCGAAGACGGTTGAGCAGGTCCTGGCCTTGCGGCGTCTGCGCACGGTGCCGGCGCCCTGGGCGGTCGACCTCGACCCGGCCGTGGTCGAGGAGATCCCGACGCTGGTCATCACCGGGGGGTGA
- a CDS encoding UbiA family prenyltransferase has product MTFVDLALERPGTRTPARAPRRSVARTLWWCWLESRPRVQWTVALRFSCAVVLTAGPGALLHARVLLAGLAWSAAYVAVYVVNGVCDLTEDRFNGKDRPMARGDLGPRSAVAVSAGLTVAALAGAWSTGPAALVGVLALLVAGAGYSWRPAQRRARLLRTPLSQPLLILVGGAGTYLVAGWTAGGGIAPAVLVLGACMSAWMACVGALVKDLDDVAGDALAGRRTLAVLRGPEAAARRGGVAALVVGAAALAAGLGLGHLPLTLAGLTTAVAAVRVATACRRFLAGAAGAAGQHPAERARVRTAPYRRFSSGQLAVHVVLLAACAGAGAWS; this is encoded by the coding sequence ATGACCTTCGTCGACCTGGCCCTCGAGCGGCCGGGGACCCGCACCCCCGCCCGCGCCCCGCGGCGCTCCGTCGCCCGCACGCTCTGGTGGTGCTGGCTCGAGTCGCGCCCCCGGGTGCAGTGGACGGTCGCCCTGCGCTTCAGCTGCGCCGTCGTCCTCACCGCCGGCCCCGGTGCCCTCCTGCACGCGCGCGTCCTGCTCGCCGGCCTGGCCTGGTCGGCCGCCTACGTCGCCGTCTACGTGGTGAACGGGGTCTGCGACCTCACCGAGGACCGGTTCAACGGCAAGGACCGGCCGATGGCCCGCGGCGACCTCGGTCCCCGCTCGGCGGTGGCGGTCAGCGCCGGGCTCACCGTCGCCGCGCTCGCGGGCGCCTGGTCCACCGGTCCCGCCGCCCTCGTCGGCGTCCTGGCGCTGCTGGTGGCGGGGGCGGGCTACTCGTGGCGTCCCGCCCAGCGCCGGGCGCGGCTCCTGCGCACGCCCCTGTCCCAGCCCCTGCTGATCCTCGTGGGCGGGGCGGGCACCTACCTCGTCGCGGGCTGGACGGCGGGCGGCGGGATCGCCCCGGCGGTGCTGGTGCTGGGTGCGTGCATGTCGGCGTGGATGGCCTGCGTGGGCGCCTTGGTCAAGGACCTCGACGACGTCGCGGGCGACGCCCTGGCGGGCCGGCGGACGCTGGCCGTCCTGCGGGGCCCGGAGGCCGCGGCCCGCCGGGGCGGGGTCGCGGCGCTGGTGGTCGGGGCCGCCGCGCTCGCCGCGGGCCTCGGGCTCGGGCACCTGCCGCTCACGCTGGCCGGGCTCACCACGGCCGTCGCGGCCGTGCGGGTCGCGACGGCCTGCCGCCGGTTCCTGGCCGGGGCGGCGGGGGCCGCGGGGCAGCACCCGGCCGAGCGCGCCCGGGTCCGCACGGCCCCCTACCGGCGGTTCTCCTCCGGTCAGCTCGCGGTCCACGTCGTGCTCCTGGCGGCCTGCGCGGGGGCGGGGGCGTGGTCCTGA
- a CDS encoding helix-turn-helix domain-containing protein, giving the protein MSRPPALSHVDKTRVVLGVLAREKTLAAAAAEAGVSAQAVANWRRQFVESGSQGLRTRTAAETTHSLAQLRVKQLAREVEELKIALAEAHLLLHAGRRRAAPRGISA; this is encoded by the coding sequence GTGTCCCGTCCCCCCGCTCTGAGCCACGTCGACAAGACCCGGGTCGTCCTCGGCGTGCTCGCCCGCGAGAAGACCCTCGCCGCCGCCGCCGCCGAGGCCGGCGTCTCCGCCCAGGCCGTCGCGAACTGGCGCCGGCAGTTCGTCGAGTCCGGGTCGCAGGGGCTGCGGACCCGCACGGCCGCCGAGACCACGCACAGCCTCGCGCAGCTGCGCGTCAAGCAGCTGGCCCGCGAGGTCGAGGAGCTGAAGATCGCGCTCGCCGAGGCGCACCTGCTGCTGCACGCCGGCCGACGCCGGGCCGCGCCGCGGGGCATCTCGGCCTGA